A genome region from Mercenaria mercenaria strain notata chromosome 11, MADL_Memer_1, whole genome shotgun sequence includes the following:
- the LOC128546678 gene encoding arylsulfatase B-like → MRNSTRQWLTAILWTLSSAIVVGKPRHIVFIVADDLGWNDVGFHNPDMITPNIDKLAYKGVILNNSYVQPVCTPSRHSWMTGVYPFKVGLQRGVILPGTTECSPLSMEFFPQKLQKLGYATHMVGKWHLGSCSWNCTPTYRGFDSFFGYYNGAEDYYTKIVKKGIDFHDGEKPLNNTEYSAYLYAERAKSVINNHDKSKPLFLYLPFQSVHSPIQVPKRFENMYPNIKTEQRRKYCGMVSALDEAIGNVTKALFERGLINDTLIIFTADNGGIPTASGNNYPLRGAKSTVFEGGTRAASFVVGSGIKSSGYTYEGLIHAVDWYPTIVAAAEGSGMFANDAIDGINQWEAISTGGKSKRSEIVYNLDNAFLAQQGHAAIRVGDFKLIQGYPGPFRDWYKPEQIYDDNINTSNESEHYSRLVDRDFAKMKGIWSGEGLYNLRDDPTEHYDLTDQHPDIVQSLKARLEEHRQSLVEPKRYPYDPRSDPSKFGGYWTSGWC, encoded by the coding sequence ATGCGTAATAGTACAAGGCAATGGCTGACGGCAATTCTGTGGACACTTTCCTCGGCGATTGTAGTTGGAAAGCCCCGTCACATTGTATTCATAGTCGCCGACGACCTAGGTTGGAACGATGTAGGTTTCCATAACCCTGACATGATAACCCCGAATATCGATAAACTTGCGTACAAAGGTGTGATCCTAAACAACTCCTACGTTCAGCCGGTCTGCACTCCGTCAAGGCACTCCTGGATGACCGGTGTTTACCCTTTTAAAGTCGGACTGCAGCGCGGTGTTATTTTGCCCGGAACTACTGAATGCTCCCCACTCAGTATGGAGTTCTTTCCGCAGAAGTTACAAAAACTGGGATATGCAACACACATGGTAGGAAAATGGCACCTTGGTTCATGCAGCTGGAACTGCACGCCAACATACCGAGGGTTTGACTCCTTTTTTGGTTACTACAACGGTGCGGAGGATTACTATACAAAAATTGTTAAGAAAGGCATAGATTTTCACGACGGAGAAAAGCCACTAAATAACACGGAATACTCTGCTTATCTTTATGCCGAGAGAGCTAAATCCGTCATAAATAACCACGACAAGTCCAAGCCTCTGTTTTTATATCTACCATTCCAGTCAGTGCACTCACCGATTCAAGTTCCCAAACGCTTCGAGAACATGTATCCAAATATAAAAACCGAACAAAGACGGAAATACTGCGGTATGGTATCTGCTCTAGATGAAGCAATTGGTAACGTCACCAAGGCCCTTTTTGAAAGGGGCCTAATAAATGACACTTTGATAATATTTACTGCTGATAATGGCGGTATCCCAACGGCGTCAGGAAATAACTATCCTCTCCGGGGCGCAAAGTCAACAGTATTTGAAGGTGGTACCCGTGCAGCTTCGTTTGTCGTTGGATCTGGAATCAAGAGCTCTGGATATACTTATGAAGGTCTCATACACGCAGTTGACTGGTACCCTACTATTGTTGCTGCAGCCGAAGGTTCTGGTATGTTTGCCAATGATGCTATTGATGGCATAAACCAGTGGGAAGCCATTAGTACCGGTGGAAAATCGAAAAGAAGTGAAATAGTGTACAATTTAGATAACGCTTTCCTGGCACAACAAGGCCATGCTGCAATACGTGTCGGGGATTTTAAACTTATACAAGGATATCCTGGCCCTTTTAGGGACTGGTACAAACCGGAACAGATCTACGACGACAATATTAATACGTCAAATGAAAGTGAACACTACAGCAGACTAGTTGACAGGGATTTTGCGAAAATGAAAGGCATATGGAGTGGTGAAGGATTATATAACTTGAGAGATGACCCTACGGAACATTATGATCTTACGGACCAGCATCCAGATATTGTCCAAAGTTTGAAAGCAAGACTTGAAGAGCACAGGCAAAGTCTTGTAGAACCTAAACGATATCCGTATGACCCTAGATCCGACCCATCAAAATTTGGAGGATACTGGACGTCGGGCTGGTGTTGA